The Hyperthermus butylicus DSM 5456 genome includes a region encoding these proteins:
- a CDS encoding glycosyltransferase, whose translation MHILVAHHLWRFGGETRFNLDLASALCRLGYRVSIVSVSKPIKAIENELAALDCIENKYYIIPISLQLFALYQRLMLYRAVRKALKNTKIDLLWIDSNTYKPLINSRSSSYRIVEYIHFPLELLNQRTINQLPDILRKEVTSYFSKYLESRKWKLYLKLLSLVQKRVQRDNPFTSADLVLANSRYTGELVYHLWGEKPYILYPPVTIEDFKHKAHKGYEERDASIIMIGRISKEKRYEIVIKAITHTDTKPRLRIVGSLAPSAKSYLQKLKKLARNNNITLEIHTNVSREKLVQLATQSRIFVHATIGEHFGIAVVEAMAAGLPVIVHMSGGPFHDIIEKGKYGYYYKTVEELAHHIDKLLSSKREWNHYHKLSLERASNFSFANFVKRLEVLLSFIQT comes from the coding sequence ATGCACATACTTGTTGCACATCACCTTTGGCGTTTTGGCGGAGAAACAAGATTCAACCTCGATTTAGCAAGTGCTCTATGCAGACTCGGATATAGGGTTAGCATAGTATCTGTATCAAAACCTATCAAAGCTATTGAGAATGAACTAGCGGCTCTAGACTGTATAGAGAATAAGTACTACATAATACCGATAAGTCTACAGTTATTTGCTTTATATCAAAGGCTTATGCTTTATCGTGCGGTACGTAAGGCTTTGAAAAACACAAAAATAGACTTGCTATGGATTGACTCAAATACTTACAAGCCGCTAATAAACAGCAGATCTAGCTCCTACAGGATAGTCGAGTATATACACTTTCCGCTCGAACTACTAAACCAGCGTACAATAAACCAGCTTCCAGATATTCTGCGCAAAGAAGTTACATCATATTTTTCAAAATACCTTGAATCAAGAAAATGGAAATTGTACCTAAAATTATTAAGCTTAGTTCAAAAAAGAGTTCAACGAGACAATCCATTTACATCGGCCGATTTAGTCCTAGCAAACTCAAGGTATACAGGCGAGCTTGTTTACCATCTATGGGGAGAGAAGCCCTACATATTATACCCACCTGTCACAATAGAGGATTTTAAACACAAAGCACACAAAGGCTACGAAGAAAGAGACGCTAGCATCATCATGATTGGCAGGATCTCGAAAGAAAAGCGCTACGAGATAGTCATAAAGGCAATTACCCATACTGATACTAAGCCTCGCCTACGCATAGTAGGCTCACTAGCGCCATCAGCGAAAAGCTACCTACAAAAGCTAAAGAAGCTAGCCAGAAACAACAACATAACCCTTGAAATCCACACAAACGTATCCAGAGAAAAACTAGTGCAGCTTGCAACGCAAAGCCGCATCTTTGTGCATGCAACCATTGGCGAACACTTCGGCATAGCGGTAGTAGAAGCTATGGCGGCAGGCCTGCCCGTAATAGTTCATATGAGTGGCGGACCCTTCCACGATATTATTGAGAAAGGAAAGTACGGCTACTATTACAAGACTGTTGAAGAGCTTGCACACCACATCGATAAATTGTTATCAAGTAAAAGAGAATGGAATCACTATCACAAGCTCTCCCTAGAACGTGCATCAAACTTCTCATTCGCTAACTTCGTCAAGAGATTAGAAGTTTTACTGAGCTTCATACAAACTTGA
- a CDS encoding glycosyltransferase codes for MYTGVVGFSSYFPPNVRSCSELLYLRRKAGRMLGWSTYILASLKKYGSRFDILYSIIPSLCQHNRYTIRSEFGVNVDIVEFPVRRIVKNIYDYKDYNAIVSFISNINKEELIIYTHNLFSLNFAYELLIFFSKLKKINKNITIVAHQHSQPPFKYYSESLGKLKGSAIGVAGEFLFKLLHKYIDGYVVSNKKTFHYLVDEMNIDPSTVLYQHVGVDYENVNPAKYRAYMHIVEEKVWKNCDYRLVLVSKVTRNYGGYVKGVDLVPHVVSMLRKLGYRACIAVIGEILDKELALKLKSTNGIILTDHLPRDEVFKIVASSDLYILPARSNYYYGGIGVAVIEALALNIPVVSPTLEHVPDERVVKYLGVKAKWVDTAGISRFVRDIVHALDNITQFRPRQYSIRFYDIRIMVNNLEKLFTSLTRKI; via the coding sequence ATGTACACCGGTGTTGTAGGCTTTTCTTCATATTTCCCTCCAAATGTAAGATCATGTTCTGAACTGTTGTATCTTCGAAGGAAAGCTGGCAGAATGCTTGGTTGGTCAACATATATTCTGGCAAGCCTCAAAAAATATGGTTCACGCTTTGATATACTCTACTCGATTATACCATCACTCTGTCAACACAATAGATATACCATACGTAGCGAATTCGGAGTTAATGTTGATATTGTTGAGTTCCCTGTACGCCGAATCGTGAAGAATATCTATGATTACAAAGACTATAATGCAATAGTATCATTCATATCAAATATTAATAAGGAGGAACTCATAATCTATACACATAATCTATTTTCACTTAATTTTGCATATGAGTTATTGATTTTCTTCTCTAAACTAAAGAAAATAAACAAAAATATAACTATAGTCGCACATCAACATTCACAGCCACCATTCAAGTACTATAGCGAGTCCCTTGGTAAGCTAAAGGGTAGCGCAATAGGTGTTGCCGGTGAATTTCTGTTTAAGCTTTTACACAAGTATATAGACGGCTACGTAGTATCAAACAAAAAGACGTTTCATTATCTCGTTGATGAGATGAACATAGACCCCAGTACAGTACTATATCAACACGTTGGCGTTGACTATGAGAATGTCAACCCAGCCAAATATCGTGCCTACATGCATATAGTCGAAGAAAAGGTATGGAAAAACTGTGATTACAGATTGGTGCTTGTATCAAAGGTTACACGTAACTATGGAGGCTATGTGAAAGGCGTAGATCTAGTGCCCCATGTTGTCAGTATGCTTAGAAAATTAGGGTATAGAGCATGCATAGCTGTTATAGGCGAAATACTCGACAAAGAGCTTGCGTTAAAACTTAAATCAACAAATGGTATAATTTTAACGGATCACCTACCCCGCGATGAAGTTTTTAAAATAGTTGCATCATCTGACCTATATATCTTGCCAGCAAGGAGCAATTACTATTATGGTGGTATTGGTGTCGCTGTCATCGAGGCACTCGCCTTAAACATTCCCGTAGTATCGCCTACACTTGAGCATGTACCTGACGAGCGCGTAGTGAAGTACCTCGGGGTAAAAGCAAAATGGGTGGATACAGCTGGCATATCTAGATTCGTACGAGATATCGTGCATGCGTTAGACAATATTACACAGTTCAGGCCGAGGCAGTACTCGATAAGGTTTTACGACATACGTATAATGGTTAATAACCTCGAAAAATTATTTACATCATTGACAAGGAAAATCTAG
- a CDS encoding alkaline phosphatase family protein, whose product MKMQRDTAAENNDSRSGICEFVFHDMTVLETLLKASRRGLLGDKAYVFIMLGFVDAVLHGHAEEAYGPHDECMRRILELLDELVGEILSPLFLDDGLVLVVSDHGNGRTYYRV is encoded by the coding sequence ATGAAAATGCAACGCGATACTGCGGCAGAGAATAATGATTCGAGAAGTGGTATCTGCGAGTTTGTATTCCACGATATGACTGTCCTTGAAACACTCCTCAAAGCGTCGCGTAGAGGCCTCCTAGGCGATAAAGCTTACGTATTTATAATGCTTGGATTCGTGGATGCAGTACTTCATGGGCATGCTGAGGAGGCCTATGGCCCGCACGATGAATGTATGCGCAGGATATTAGAGCTACTCGACGAACTTGTAGGAGAGATACTCTCGCCTCTCTTTCTTGACGATGGTCTTGTACTAGTTGTAAGTGACCATGGCAATGGTAGAACGTACTACCGTGTTTAA
- the tatC gene encoding twin-arginine translocase subunit TatC, producing the protein MAEDREASIWEHLTELAIRLRRIIIAFIISALVLSVIPAGKGGLLYVPLAAKLPSLIVAHTVPKQITTFDGHTYNVTILPSTEFESIQIMVEGILLLGVMGSTPIAAREIWAYVEPALYPHEKRFAKRFMFLFVAAFLFGVFFAIYIVAPFIYTMMLKLYPPLVPSGYKFLLTIRISTVVDFVIKLAIAFGLLFETPIVIYLLLAYGIISPDHFTPTTMKYILLGTMIVGAIISPDPSGLGMLIIGLSLYIPLHIAIKLGKKKAQQRKQVEEAMATTTS; encoded by the coding sequence TTGGCTGAGGATAGGGAGGCTAGCATCTGGGAGCACCTAACAGAGCTCGCCATTAGGCTACGTAGAATAATCATAGCGTTTATCATATCTGCACTTGTGCTCTCGGTTATTCCGGCGGGTAAGGGTGGCCTACTCTACGTTCCCTTGGCCGCGAAGCTTCCAAGCCTGATTGTGGCTCACACTGTTCCAAAGCAGATAACCACGTTTGATGGGCACACCTATAACGTCACGATACTCCCCAGCACAGAGTTCGAATCGATACAGATAATGGTTGAGGGTATCCTCCTCCTCGGAGTTATGGGCTCAACACCGATAGCTGCACGGGAGATATGGGCCTACGTAGAGCCAGCACTCTACCCCCACGAGAAGCGCTTCGCAAAACGCTTCATGTTCCTCTTCGTAGCAGCATTCCTCTTCGGAGTATTCTTCGCAATATACATAGTGGCGCCATTCATATACACGATGATGCTCAAGCTCTACCCACCACTCGTACCGTCAGGCTACAAATTCCTACTAACAATAAGGATAAGCACGGTAGTAGACTTCGTAATCAAGCTCGCAATAGCATTCGGATTACTCTTCGAAACACCCATCGTCATATACCTCCTCCTAGCCTACGGCATAATAAGCCCAGACCACTTCACCCCCACCACAATGAAGTACATACTCCTAGGCACAATGATCGTAGGCGCAATAATCTCCCCCGACCCCAGCGGCCTAGGCATGCTCATAATAGGCCTAAGCCTCTACATACCACTCCACATAGCCATCAAGCTAGGCAAAAAGAAAGCACAACAAAGAAAACAAGTAGAAGAAGCAATGGCAACCACGACAAGCTAA
- the tatA gene encoding twin-arginine translocase TatA/TatE family subunit yields MFEFLQGMEWVIILVIILLIFGPTKLPQLARGLGQALYEFRKASQGLLEEERKTEKTRRELEGVDEETIKKLAEKLGIETKEKSKDDLITEIINEAKKKGLLDEIKVSEKK; encoded by the coding sequence GTGTTCGAGTTCCTTCAGGGCATGGAGTGGGTAATAATCCTCGTAATAATACTGCTCATATTCGGGCCCACCAAGCTGCCACAGCTAGCCCGCGGCCTGGGACAAGCACTCTACGAGTTTAGGAAGGCCTCCCAAGGCCTCCTAGAGGAGGAAAGAAAGACAGAGAAGACGAGGAGGGAACTGGAGGGCGTCGACGAGGAGACGATTAAGAAGCTAGCCGAGAAGCTCGGTATAGAGACTAAGGAGAAGAGCAAGGACGACCTCATAACCGAGATAATAAACGAGGCAAAGAAGAAGGGTCTCCTCGACGAGATAAAGGTCTCGGAGAAAAAGTAG
- the ccsA gene encoding cytochrome c biogenesis protein CcsA: MAGSVGRLVGFLATLLIVDALVSAYAVLEGSYPAFVPLGSPAAYLNIYIHVPTAMVSYVLYTGAFVSAILYLLRRRQVYDRYVVGFLIVATLYAAYTLVSGSFWAAESWGKAWNWDPRETGVLLLFLVYLVYFALRASITDPDRAPVVSSVYAVAAYAMVPISYAAPRIAESSLHPTQALLQDFMQDPAVRAIFYSKILLVLAIGLLSVQAYVRAAGAGVEYARRLRLAGIAAGLIIVATAVYMATGYLGGTVTRVYGVFPSGNGVVLTVRLSGGFVNITYTGPIDKYLVDGKVALQGHVVRLGGLSATVASALSVLRPGCVIVDTLLYGLLVSGLAYIVARRLVSGGAGNSGGWQG; the protein is encoded by the coding sequence TTGGCTGGTAGTGTTGGTAGGCTCGTGGGGTTTCTCGCTACGCTGCTAATTGTTGACGCTTTGGTGTCGGCTTATGCAGTACTGGAGGGGTCCTATCCTGCCTTTGTGCCTCTGGGAAGCCCTGCTGCCTACCTCAACATCTACATCCATGTGCCGACAGCTATGGTCAGCTATGTACTCTACACTGGCGCGTTTGTCTCGGCTATACTCTACCTGCTCCGCCGGCGCCAAGTCTATGATAGGTATGTTGTTGGGTTCCTGATCGTTGCAACGCTTTACGCCGCCTACACGCTTGTCTCGGGCAGCTTCTGGGCAGCCGAGTCCTGGGGGAAGGCGTGGAACTGGGATCCCCGCGAGACGGGCGTCCTCCTACTCTTCCTAGTCTACCTGGTCTACTTTGCGCTCCGGGCCAGCATAACCGACCCCGACAGGGCCCCAGTGGTTTCCTCGGTCTACGCCGTTGCCGCCTATGCAATGGTGCCGATTAGCTATGCTGCGCCCCGTATAGCGGAGTCGAGCCTGCATCCCACACAAGCGCTCCTCCAGGATTTCATGCAGGATCCAGCGGTTCGGGCGATATTCTACTCGAAGATACTGCTGGTCCTCGCTATAGGCTTGCTATCGGTGCAGGCCTATGTGCGGGCTGCTGGAGCCGGCGTAGAGTATGCCAGGAGGCTCAGGCTAGCAGGCATTGCGGCCGGCTTGATAATAGTGGCTACAGCAGTCTACATGGCCACCGGCTACCTCGGCGGCACCGTTACAAGGGTATACGGTGTCTTCCCCTCAGGGAACGGTGTAGTGCTCACCGTGAGGCTTAGCGGGGGCTTCGTCAACATAACCTACACCGGGCCCATCGACAAGTACCTGGTTGACGGCAAGGTAGCGCTCCAGGGCCACGTGGTGAGGCTAGGGGGCCTCTCGGCCACTGTCGCATCGGCGCTCTCCGTGCTCCGGCCGGGCTGCGTTATAGTCGACACGCTACTCTATGGGCTGCTTGTTTCGGGGCTAGCCTATATTGTAGCCCGGAGACTGGTAAGTGGTGGGGCTGGGAATAGTGGCGGCTGGCAAGGCTAA
- a CDS encoding ABC transporter ATP-binding protein: MTIAYARNLWKAYRPGEWVLRGVELKVEEGELVVIVGPNGSGKTTLLRILAGLLRPSRGEVRVCGHPPWSLEAKRCRGVVMHHSFLYDELTVAENIELYARLNNASSYVSASDPIVEKLGLRARLSQLAGWLSFGWRRRGDIARALAHKPRLLLIDEPLTGLDPDAAKTLTVMLRGLADSGTAIIAATPKGEPELLGIADKVYEIREGKLLEMGKR; the protein is encoded by the coding sequence TTGACCATAGCCTACGCGAGGAACCTCTGGAAGGCCTACCGTCCAGGTGAATGGGTTCTACGCGGGGTAGAACTCAAAGTAGAGGAGGGCGAGCTGGTAGTCATTGTAGGCCCCAACGGCTCCGGGAAGACCACGCTGCTAAGGATACTTGCTGGCCTTCTCCGCCCAAGCAGGGGAGAGGTAAGGGTCTGCGGTCACCCGCCCTGGAGCCTCGAGGCGAAGCGCTGCAGAGGCGTGGTTATGCACCACAGCTTCCTCTACGACGAGCTAACCGTAGCTGAGAACATCGAGTTATACGCTAGGCTAAACAACGCGTCAAGCTACGTGTCCGCATCCGATCCCATCGTGGAAAAGCTAGGGCTAAGGGCGAGGCTCAGCCAGCTAGCGGGCTGGCTGAGCTTCGGCTGGCGCCGCCGCGGGGACATAGCCCGAGCCCTGGCCCACAAACCAAGACTACTCCTCATAGACGAGCCCCTAACCGGCCTAGACCCCGACGCTGCCAAGACACTAACGGTCATGCTGCGGGGTCTAGCAGACAGCGGCACAGCGATAATAGCGGCGACGCCCAAAGGAGAGCCAGAACTCCTAGGAATAGCCGACAAGGTCTACGAGATAAGAGAGGGTAAGCTATTGGAGATGGGGAAACGGTAG
- the ccsA gene encoding cytochrome c biogenesis protein CcsA encodes MAFSLFGLHYTAILPAAALALVAYSAIASLALGRRVERILKLGLVLAAVGWLVYWIPFIRLDFTLHEVFWNTSPGLPLWMRLASAWAGGGGSLYLFSVVASLAGLYLLRRHEVRWLAGGVAVVVTVGLLAAFLNDAFTVLPEPPASGAGLNPLLKSPWLYPHPLTTFGGYALLAVSSIAFLAGVRREGYILYEVGWALLTLGILIGGYWSYETFGWGGYWAWDPVETSELMVWLVATLLAHMLAVAPSLSGFNAAWLLSSIFTAMYVTRSGLSPLHSFAASTIGAASLLSLGAAAFAYAVWRLYTSVELAGKELSRAIRSLDTYRVGLAVAFAALLAASVFVYASLFIPALYTLAGHEVTVPQMKEGVEFYHPVLYPLLIAMLAAIPAVFTGKWLGWRGYAALTATTAVIASVLAVAAYRGYIVLAPLSPQETSILMAFGLPWAVTAAASTATYIALQVRRRSPTLLGDRLSGLSLLHLGLSLTVLGILLSGTYAFNTVYLRDYTLKPGEVLELPGGVKLVFEDYSYGISSSRVDIYTQYVGRSSSYYYGQVALYTLANDMASIIRDYEVGRSLYENRTLRLLLNLTMRDELVYLGNFTVEANATVRFISFTQNATMVIAYNEPVRIMLTNVTLTPAPVLDEETGRLMVYLRLSAARMVLELQRNVSAFMPPLLGVHELLALEFNEPTRIVLGNITVEVVNATLTSQAMLSAGKGAPLRVEDGRITGEDSVIGIDAGRLVVWGNTSIAIPAELPRPLVVYAVVSQDERYRELMRLLNETGLYELLREPDRVLELAFTRDCLASGALFADSCRAYVAAPRLVPETAWLDVKLLVGRGDDLREVKLRIRFEAYGEVQGIHGLVPKVMHPGLGLDELYIVINPPVVDSIIYGKAVAYHELLIYYLHEAFKNLTVPDRLALAAVMVGGYNADFVSGLEKQQARAFLENSLLDVYILASKFDPANSTLVRDGLRLQVKLVPGVRLVWIGPVVMAVSALYLAAVGVLASRRAGRA; translated from the coding sequence TTGGCGTTCTCGCTGTTTGGACTCCACTACACAGCGATACTGCCTGCAGCAGCGCTTGCACTGGTAGCCTATAGCGCCATAGCATCGCTAGCCCTTGGTAGGCGTGTAGAGAGGATACTCAAGCTCGGCCTCGTGTTGGCTGCTGTTGGCTGGCTAGTCTACTGGATACCATTCATAAGGCTGGACTTCACTCTGCACGAGGTCTTCTGGAATACCAGCCCCGGCCTACCCCTGTGGATGAGGCTTGCCTCTGCATGGGCTGGGGGCGGCGGGAGTCTTTACCTCTTCAGCGTTGTCGCTAGCCTTGCGGGGCTCTACCTCCTACGCCGTCACGAGGTGAGGTGGCTAGCTGGTGGAGTAGCCGTCGTTGTTACCGTCGGTCTCCTTGCAGCATTCCTCAACGATGCGTTCACGGTGCTGCCGGAGCCCCCGGCTAGCGGTGCCGGGCTAAATCCGCTGCTTAAGAGCCCCTGGCTCTACCCCCATCCGCTCACAACGTTTGGGGGCTACGCCCTGCTAGCTGTCTCCTCTATAGCGTTCCTGGCTGGCGTCAGGAGGGAGGGCTACATACTCTACGAGGTTGGCTGGGCACTGCTAACCCTTGGCATACTGATAGGAGGGTATTGGAGCTACGAGACCTTCGGCTGGGGAGGCTACTGGGCCTGGGACCCGGTTGAGACCAGCGAGCTAATGGTCTGGCTCGTAGCTACCCTGCTAGCCCACATGCTCGCAGTAGCCCCCAGCCTTAGCGGGTTCAATGCTGCCTGGCTTCTCTCAAGCATATTCACCGCGATGTACGTTACGAGGAGCGGTCTTAGCCCCTTACACAGCTTCGCGGCTTCCACTATTGGTGCAGCGAGCCTCCTCTCCCTGGGCGCGGCAGCGTTCGCTTACGCTGTCTGGAGGCTCTACACCAGCGTAGAGTTGGCGGGCAAGGAGCTGTCGAGGGCGATTCGCAGCCTCGACACGTACCGTGTAGGCCTCGCCGTGGCCTTTGCGGCGCTTCTGGCAGCCTCGGTGTTTGTCTACGCGTCGCTTTTCATCCCGGCTCTCTACACGCTAGCCGGCCACGAAGTCACGGTGCCGCAGATGAAGGAGGGCGTAGAATTCTACCACCCGGTGCTCTACCCGCTACTCATAGCGATGCTCGCTGCAATACCGGCAGTGTTTACCGGCAAGTGGCTGGGCTGGAGGGGCTACGCAGCACTCACAGCAACCACAGCAGTCATAGCTAGTGTGCTAGCAGTAGCCGCGTATCGTGGCTACATTGTGTTAGCCCCGCTTAGCCCTCAGGAAACCAGTATACTGATGGCATTTGGGCTCCCCTGGGCCGTCACTGCAGCGGCCTCCACAGCTACGTACATAGCCTTGCAGGTCCGCCGTAGATCCCCAACACTGCTCGGCGACCGTCTCTCCGGGCTCTCACTCCTACACCTAGGCCTCTCACTCACCGTGCTGGGCATCCTGCTCAGCGGCACATACGCCTTCAATACGGTGTACCTTCGGGACTACACGCTGAAGCCGGGCGAGGTGCTCGAGCTCCCGGGCGGAGTCAAGCTAGTCTTTGAGGACTACAGCTACGGAATAAGCAGTTCCCGAGTGGACATCTATACGCAGTACGTTGGGAGAAGCAGCAGCTACTACTATGGCCAAGTGGCCCTCTACACTCTGGCAAACGATATGGCATCCATTATACGTGACTATGAGGTCGGTAGGAGCCTATACGAGAACAGGACGCTGCGCCTCCTTCTCAACCTAACGATGCGCGACGAGCTAGTATACCTGGGCAACTTTACCGTCGAGGCTAACGCTACCGTGAGGTTTATCAGCTTCACACAGAATGCTACAATGGTTATAGCCTACAACGAGCCGGTACGCATCATGCTGACGAATGTAACGCTCACACCAGCCCCGGTCCTGGACGAGGAGACAGGCAGGCTCATGGTCTACCTGAGGCTGAGCGCTGCAAGAATGGTCCTCGAGCTTCAGAGGAACGTGTCAGCCTTCATGCCGCCCCTCCTGGGGGTACACGAGCTTTTAGCACTAGAATTCAATGAGCCTACAAGGATAGTCCTGGGCAACATTACTGTAGAGGTGGTGAATGCTACGCTAACCTCGCAGGCGATGCTATCAGCGGGGAAGGGTGCCCCCCTAAGGGTGGAAGATGGGAGGATAACCGGCGAGGACTCGGTGATAGGCATTGATGCTGGTAGGCTCGTGGTATGGGGCAACACCTCTATAGCCATACCGGCTGAGCTACCACGCCCCCTCGTAGTCTACGCTGTGGTCTCCCAGGACGAGAGGTACCGGGAGCTGATGCGCCTACTTAACGAGACAGGTCTCTACGAGCTGCTGAGGGAGCCGGATAGAGTGCTCGAGCTAGCGTTCACCAGGGACTGTCTAGCCTCCGGTGCACTATTCGCTGATAGTTGCAGGGCCTACGTGGCGGCGCCGAGGCTTGTACCCGAAACAGCCTGGCTGGATGTCAAGCTGCTGGTGGGAAGGGGCGATGACCTTAGGGAGGTCAAGCTGAGGATACGATTCGAAGCCTATGGAGAGGTACAAGGTATCCATGGGCTTGTACCAAAGGTTATGCATCCCGGCCTGGGGCTCGACGAGCTATACATAGTCATTAACCCGCCTGTAGTGGATAGCATAATCTACGGCAAGGCCGTGGCGTATCACGAGCTGCTAATCTACTATCTCCACGAGGCATTCAAGAACCTCACCGTGCCGGATCGACTAGCCCTGGCAGCAGTAATGGTTGGAGGCTACAACGCAGACTTCGTATCCGGCCTCGAGAAGCAACAGGCAAGGGCGTTCCTGGAGAACAGCCTCCTAGACGTCTACATTCTGGCCTCGAAGTTCGACCCTGCAAACTCTACACTGGTAAGGGATGGTCTACGCCTACAGGTTAAGCTCGTGCCCGGCGTGAGGCTCGTCTGGATAGGCCCAGTGGTAATGGCGGTCTCAGCACTATACCTCGCAGCCGTAGGCGTGCTCGCATCGAGGAGGGCTGGCAGGGCTTGA
- a CDS encoding thioredoxin fold domain-containing protein — translation MSGLRRRSMRLDLEGFQRRKRSGALLVVLVTISAVVVFSLLVYMEGDSKVYLKVSGNSIPNLAALEKLLEETEKPVAVMFEAPSCPVCRKMYPYWARLEEASSQLPVEFYHIMYSGESDPAFRRYGVSETPTFIVFVDGKPVARHVGGFWGGNITEAMLSWALSAAGLAVASNPERLASEGLQVFNSRCAVCHGHIEGIDTESLRVWLESRRAVAGDMLAERLVEALRSNRTLSELYGGYNLLHEAVAGMRKYVQDLTSYEVDRATYLLEYISAMLLGREPPRLFNDTLEAMAVEPGPGEATVISVTASGSQQLVGLVGALAAFAAGFVAAFSPCVLPLLVTQAAVVSSRGRVMSASSCGLCGLASFVGVLGIGALFVLFGAAVSRLQEVLIPVIASAVIAAGFGGLLGVPVELEGIISARRGGLIGFCAAYGFLAVQCNLPLVVGALLLIASAGSTVSALLVASSFALGVSVPLALALYTVSRLGAGVVDRLLARSSLLSRIGGAVLLASGLYLLMYSLQLV, via the coding sequence TTGTCGGGGCTGCGGCGTAGGAGCATGAGGCTAGACCTTGAGGGGTTCCAGAGGCGGAAGCGTAGCGGCGCGCTACTCGTAGTCTTGGTGACCATATCTGCTGTTGTAGTGTTCTCGCTGCTTGTGTACATGGAGGGAGATTCCAAGGTCTACCTCAAGGTTTCGGGGAACAGTATACCGAACCTTGCTGCTCTCGAGAAGCTCCTAGAGGAGACGGAGAAGCCAGTGGCTGTAATGTTTGAGGCTCCCAGCTGCCCGGTGTGCAGGAAGATGTACCCGTACTGGGCCCGGCTGGAGGAGGCTAGTAGCCAGCTCCCCGTAGAGTTCTACCACATAATGTACAGTGGTGAAAGCGACCCCGCTTTTCGCCGCTATGGCGTCTCCGAGACTCCGACCTTCATAGTCTTCGTTGACGGTAAACCGGTTGCAAGGCATGTGGGGGGCTTTTGGGGCGGAAACATAACCGAGGCTATGCTATCCTGGGCCCTTTCAGCTGCCGGGCTTGCTGTGGCCTCTAACCCGGAGAGGCTTGCCTCTGAGGGCCTCCAGGTCTTCAACTCTAGATGCGCAGTATGCCACGGCCACATAGAAGGTATCGACACTGAATCGTTGAGGGTTTGGCTTGAGTCGCGTAGGGCTGTGGCAGGCGACATGCTTGCCGAGAGGCTTGTCGAAGCGTTGAGGTCTAATCGGACGCTAAGCGAGCTCTACGGTGGCTACAACTTGCTCCACGAGGCTGTAGCTGGCATGAGGAAGTATGTACAGGACCTCACATCCTACGAGGTTGATAGGGCTACGTACCTGCTAGAGTACATCTCTGCTATGCTGCTCGGCAGGGAGCCGCCTAGACTCTTCAACGACACGCTTGAAGCTATGGCTGTGGAGCCCGGGCCTGGCGAGGCTACAGTCATCAGTGTAACGGCTAGCGGGAGTCAGCAGCTAGTAGGGCTTGTAGGTGCACTAGCAGCCTTTGCAGCTGGTTTTGTGGCCGCATTCTCGCCTTGTGTTCTCCCGCTACTGGTTACGCAGGCAGCTGTCGTCAGCTCTCGGGGCCGCGTCATGTCGGCTAGCAGCTGTGGGCTCTGTGGTCTCGCGAGCTTTGTGGGGGTGCTCGGGATAGGTGCCCTCTTCGTCCTGTTCGGCGCCGCTGTGTCGAGGCTGCAGGAGGTGCTAATACCAGTTATAGCGTCGGCTGTTATTGCTGCTGGTTTCGGGGGGCTGCTTGGGGTCCCGGTTGAGCTGGAGGGGATCATATCGGCTAGGAGGGGCGGCCTCATAGGCTTCTGTGCCGCTTATGGGTTCCTTGCTGTGCAGTGCAACCTTCCCCTCGTTGTGGGTGCACTTCTACTCATCGCTAGTGCTGGGAGCACTGTGTCAGCGCTGCTTGTCGCATCAAGCTTCGCCCTCGGCGTTAGCGTGCCCCTAGCCCTAGCCCTCTACACCGTATCCAGGCTGGGCGCGGGTGTTGTAGACAGGCTCCTCGCCAGGAGCAGCCTACTAAGCAGGATTGGTGGAGCAGTCCTCCTAGCCTCGGGGCTCTACCTACTCATGTACAGCCTACAGCTGGTCTAG